A region from the Desulfitobacterium dehalogenans ATCC 51507 genome encodes:
- the cobS gene encoding adenosylcobinamide-GDP ribazoletransferase yields the protein MRKLWIALTFLTRIPLPQPENVTTEEFTQSQHYYPLVGLILGGTLWLALILLLPHYPPLVTAALLLTLELILTGGIHLDGFMDSMDGLLSARTPERMLEIMKDSHVGAFGAVSAMVYLLLKFTLLAGLLALPSPFVPYLILFMPILSRWIFQIGVHFFPYARAQGFGQGFHEASLKTRWLFLGEGLLLLFLTYWVLHWPGISGFILATLFILFFTRKVSRLLGGLTGDLYGASIELSELLFLLGAFPLIS from the coding sequence ATGCGCAAATTATGGATCGCCCTGACCTTTCTCACACGAATACCTCTTCCACAGCCGGAAAATGTGACCACGGAGGAGTTCACTCAAAGCCAGCATTATTATCCCTTAGTGGGCTTAATTCTGGGGGGAACACTCTGGCTGGCCCTCATCCTGCTCCTTCCCCACTACCCACCTCTGGTTACGGCCGCTTTACTCCTTACCCTGGAACTCATTCTCACCGGGGGAATCCATCTTGATGGATTTATGGACAGCATGGATGGATTGCTTTCAGCACGGACACCTGAACGCATGCTGGAGATTATGAAGGACAGCCATGTGGGAGCCTTCGGCGCCGTAAGTGCCATGGTTTACCTGCTGCTCAAATTCACTCTCCTGGCCGGACTCCTTGCCCTCCCCTCACCTTTTGTTCCTTACCTCATTCTTTTCATGCCCATCCTATCCCGCTGGATTTTTCAGATTGGGGTTCATTTCTTCCCTTACGCCCGGGCCCAGGGCTTCGGTCAGGGATTTCATGAAGCCTCCCTTAAAACCCGGTGGTTATTCTTAGGTGAAGGCTTGCTGCTCCTTTTCCTCACCTATTGGGTTCTGCACTGGCCGGGGATTTCCGGCTTTATTCTAGCCACCCTATTCATCCTCTTTTTCACTCGCAAGGTGTCCCGTCTTCTGGGAGGGTTAACCGGGGATCTTTATGGCGCCAGCATTGAACTCTCCGAACTGCTCTTTCTTTTGGGGGCATTCCCTCTGATTTCTTAG
- a CDS encoding PLP-dependent aminotransferase family protein, translating into MKYAKWMKNVGEGFIGEMLRAAQNPEMISFAGGLPALDLFPTQDLQAAFQKVFEEQGNSALQYAQTAGYPELRSWVASQHKRNQRPAQTSEVIITTGSQQGLSLLAQTFLDPGDTVFLETPTYLGAIQAFEGFRANFQMIPCDEEGIIPSELEKALAFTTPKFLYLIPNYQNPSGRVMGLERRKELLKVSQKYDLLLIEDNPYGELRYEGEAIPHLAELGENVIYLGTFSKVLAPGLRIGYVLADEDIIMHLEQTKEGVDLHSNNLTQRAIYEYLKKDLLPDHILKLRKVYNDRRQAMVESIHTYLGDRVEMIVPSGGLFLWAKLIGVNNSFDYVEDMIRQNVLYVPGALFYADGRVSNEMRLNYSCSTPEIIEEGMKRLARGLNK; encoded by the coding sequence ATGAAGTACGCCAAGTGGATGAAAAATGTAGGAGAAGGATTTATCGGGGAAATGCTCAGAGCAGCCCAAAACCCCGAGATGATATCTTTTGCCGGAGGGTTACCTGCCCTTGACCTTTTTCCTACTCAGGATTTACAGGCAGCCTTCCAAAAGGTTTTTGAGGAACAGGGCAATTCCGCCTTACAGTATGCTCAGACCGCAGGATATCCGGAGTTGAGATCATGGGTTGCCTCTCAGCACAAACGCAACCAAAGACCTGCCCAGACCAGCGAGGTGATTATCACCACCGGAAGTCAGCAGGGATTGAGCCTATTAGCCCAAACTTTTTTGGATCCGGGAGATACGGTTTTCTTGGAGACGCCTACTTATTTGGGTGCTATTCAAGCTTTCGAGGGATTTCGGGCTAATTTTCAGATGATCCCCTGTGATGAGGAAGGAATCATTCCCAGTGAACTGGAGAAAGCTTTAGCTTTCACCACGCCCAAATTTCTTTACTTAATACCGAATTATCAAAATCCCTCGGGAAGAGTTATGGGGCTGGAGAGAAGAAAAGAGCTTCTCAAAGTGTCCCAAAAATATGATCTGCTTCTTATCGAGGATAATCCTTACGGAGAATTGCGTTATGAAGGAGAGGCAATCCCTCATCTGGCGGAATTGGGGGAAAATGTCATCTATCTTGGGACCTTTTCCAAGGTTTTGGCACCGGGGTTGCGGATAGGTTATGTTCTTGCCGATGAAGATATTATTATGCATCTGGAACAAACCAAAGAAGGCGTGGATCTTCATAGTAATAACTTAACTCAGAGAGCGATCTATGAATATCTGAAAAAGGATCTTTTGCCGGATCATATCCTCAAATTGCGGAAAGTTTATAATGATCGCCGTCAGGCTATGGTGGAGTCCATCCATACTTATCTGGGAGATAGAGTAGAGATGATCGTCCCCTCAGGTGGTTTATTCCTTTGGGCCAAGCTGATTGGCGTGAACAATAGCTTTGACTATGTGGAAGATATGATTCGCCAAAATGTTCTTTATGTTCCCGGAGCTCTCTTCTACGCCGATGGCCGGGTGTCCAATGAAATGCGCCTCAATTACTCCTGCTCGACACCGGAGATTATTGAAGAAGGAATGAAGCGTTTAGCCAGGGGGCTGAATAAATAG
- the lepB gene encoding signal peptidase I — protein sequence MKKYLRTIFEWGILIVVAWVLSFGIRTYIIDTRIVPTGSMLPTIQLQDRLIFDKVFYKSKPLQRGDIIMFTAPEGSGEHDDLVKRVIGLPGETLEVREGKVWINGEPLEEPYLKEAPEYDYGPIQIPEQSYLVFGDNRNNSKDSHVWGFVPEKNIGGKVLVRYWPMERWGFLE from the coding sequence ATGAAAAAATATTTACGCACAATTTTTGAATGGGGGATTTTGATCGTAGTCGCCTGGGTTTTATCCTTTGGAATTAGAACCTATATCATCGACACCCGCATTGTCCCTACCGGTTCCATGCTCCCCACTATCCAACTTCAAGATCGCTTAATCTTCGATAAGGTATTTTACAAAAGTAAACCCCTCCAGCGTGGAGATATCATTATGTTTACTGCACCAGAAGGCTCGGGAGAGCACGATGATTTGGTTAAACGTGTCATCGGTTTACCCGGGGAGACCTTGGAAGTCCGGGAGGGTAAAGTATGGATTAATGGAGAACCCCTGGAAGAACCTTATTTGAAAGAGGCTCCTGAATATGACTATGGGCCTATCCAAATTCCGGAGCAATCCTACCTTGTTTTCGGGGATAATCGCAACAACAGTAAGGATAGCCATGTCTGGGGCTTCGTTCCCGAGAAAAATATCGGAGGAAAAGTTTTAGTGCGTTATTGGCCTATGGAACGCTGGGGTTTTCTTGAGTAA
- a CDS encoding diguanylate cyclase, with protein MKGEESVQLQRIEKREFPDNSPSYAEILLTTIQEMNREENLLTALDLFTQRSLELFNCDLAAIYLFEQGKYKLYSISSRDDKYRETVMLSEFPQDFRETFTEVVEMDEEWVLPLSHFDKTLGAFILKGKRAQSKDERLAVFVKQVISIISSFIFERMLRIDSLDREQALTLLLRGTEILVRADSEEQLLSEAGEMAMEILFLPGGFFLLESAEGTWEMRSPFGRLKQEMEWDWRTWVRQYISKEECCLRNAKVHFLDIEDNPFKWERVWIHPLQTHSGVVGELWLMNAGKHLNDQKQEILAAFIRVVGVALETIRQREELARLANTDRLTGILNRQGFEQRVREEIASTLRRNSHFLLLVLDLDLFKQLNDTMGHPMGDRALKEIAQNLRAAVREQDIVARTGGDEFTVVLTEVSMNDESLAVIERMRKSMCLEIYNLGVSIGVAEFPTEGRSYDDLYRLADQRLYRGKNLGKGNIIAD; from the coding sequence ATGAAGGGTGAGGAGTCAGTGCAATTACAGAGAATTGAAAAGAGGGAATTTCCCGATAATAGCCCTTCGTATGCAGAGATTTTACTGACTACCATTCAAGAGATGAATCGTGAGGAAAATCTCTTGACGGCATTAGATCTCTTTACTCAGCGAAGTCTGGAGCTATTTAACTGTGATTTAGCTGCAATCTACCTTTTTGAGCAAGGAAAATACAAACTTTATTCTATCAGCTCTCGTGATGACAAGTACAGAGAAACGGTGATGTTAAGCGAATTTCCCCAGGATTTCCGGGAAACCTTTACCGAAGTCGTGGAAATGGACGAGGAATGGGTTTTGCCCTTAAGCCATTTTGACAAAACCTTAGGAGCCTTTATCCTTAAGGGTAAGCGGGCTCAGTCCAAAGATGAACGATTAGCGGTTTTTGTAAAACAAGTTATTTCGATTATATCTTCTTTTATTTTTGAAAGAATGCTGAGAATTGACTCTTTAGATAGGGAACAAGCCCTTACCTTGCTATTGCGGGGAACAGAAATTCTCGTCCGTGCTGACTCAGAAGAGCAGCTTTTATCGGAAGCTGGAGAAATGGCCATGGAAATTCTGTTTTTGCCCGGAGGATTTTTTCTGTTGGAGAGTGCCGAAGGGACCTGGGAAATGCGTTCACCTTTTGGGCGGCTGAAACAAGAGATGGAATGGGATTGGCGAACTTGGGTCAGGCAATATATCTCTAAGGAGGAATGTTGTCTTAGAAATGCCAAGGTTCACTTTCTTGATATTGAAGATAATCCCTTTAAATGGGAGCGTGTGTGGATACATCCTCTCCAGACCCATAGCGGGGTAGTTGGTGAGCTTTGGCTTATGAATGCAGGTAAGCACCTCAACGACCAAAAACAAGAGATACTGGCGGCCTTTATTCGCGTAGTTGGGGTTGCTTTAGAGACGATTCGCCAGCGTGAGGAGCTTGCTCGTTTGGCCAATACGGACCGCTTGACAGGAATCCTTAATCGTCAGGGTTTCGAGCAGCGTGTTCGTGAAGAAATAGCCAGTACCCTAAGGAGAAATTCACATTTCTTATTATTGGTTCTCGATTTGGATCTGTTCAAACAACTCAATGATACAATGGGGCACCCTATGGGGGACCGGGCCCTGAAAGAAATCGCTCAAAACTTACGAGCCGCAGTACGGGAGCAGGATATTGTCGCCCGAACGGGTGGCGATGAATTTACCGTGGTGCTGACAGAGGTTTCCATGAATGACGAATCTCTGGCAGTTATTGAACGGATGAGAAAAAGCATGTGTCTTGAAATATATAATTTAGGAGTCAGTATCGGAGTTGCCGAGTTTCCGACGGAAGGCCGTAGCTATGATGATCTGTATCGTTTAGCTGATCAAAGGCTTTATAGAGGTAAAAATTTAGGGAAAGGGAATATCATAGCGGACTGA
- a CDS encoding glycerate kinase, which yields MHVLIAVDSFKGSLSSQKAGEAITLGIQRVFPEATTEIISMADGGEGTVEAIVHAGKGELLRTRVTSPLGEEAEAIMGRLPDGTIVLEMASASGLPMVPPDKRNPLVTTTRGTGDLIRAALDLKPREILIGIGGSATNDGGAGMAQALGARLLDREGQELSPGGGFLDQLDKIDISDLDPRLKETKITVMCDVDNPLCGPRGASVVYGPQKGATPDKVEILDRNLAHFARKIQEDLGLDLKDVPGAGAAGGLGMGLLAFTGAQLKTGVEAVLDTVNFDNKLQKADIVITGEGRIDGQSIYGKVPMGVAKRAINCGKPTLAIVGSIGAGSEALYEHGITSIITIVNGPMTLEESMERAFDLTVDAAERGFRILKLAYPG from the coding sequence ATGCATGTACTCATAGCCGTTGATTCATTTAAAGGAAGTTTAAGCAGCCAAAAGGCCGGAGAGGCCATTACCCTGGGAATTCAGCGGGTTTTTCCCGAAGCTACTACAGAGATTATCAGCATGGCGGATGGAGGGGAAGGAACAGTTGAAGCCATTGTCCATGCCGGTAAAGGGGAGCTGCTTAGGACCAGGGTTACCTCACCTCTTGGTGAGGAGGCAGAGGCCATAATGGGCCGGCTTCCCGATGGAACCATCGTTCTGGAAATGGCTTCAGCCTCTGGCTTGCCCATGGTCCCCCCCGACAAGAGAAATCCTCTGGTGACCACCACAAGAGGCACAGGGGACCTTATTCGTGCTGCCTTGGATTTGAAGCCCCGGGAAATTCTCATCGGTATTGGGGGCAGTGCAACCAATGATGGCGGAGCAGGAATGGCTCAGGCCCTTGGAGCAAGACTTCTTGATCGGGAAGGACAGGAACTGAGCCCCGGTGGAGGTTTCCTGGATCAGCTTGATAAAATCGATATTTCGGATCTCGATCCACGCTTAAAAGAGACAAAGATAACGGTAATGTGCGATGTGGATAATCCATTGTGCGGCCCTCGGGGAGCTTCTGTAGTTTATGGACCGCAAAAAGGAGCGACACCGGATAAGGTTGAAATTTTAGATCGGAATCTTGCTCATTTTGCTCGGAAAATCCAGGAAGATTTAGGTCTGGATTTAAAAGACGTTCCAGGAGCAGGTGCAGCCGGAGGTCTAGGGATGGGGCTTTTGGCCTTTACAGGGGCTCAACTTAAGACCGGTGTGGAAGCTGTTCTCGATACAGTAAATTTTGATAATAAACTTCAAAAAGCGGATATTGTCATCACAGGTGAAGGGCGAATCGATGGCCAGTCAATTTATGGAAAAGTACCCATGGGTGTTGCTAAACGAGCCATTAACTGCGGGAAACCCACTTTGGCCATCGTTGGTTCCATCGGTGCCGGCTCTGAAGCACTGTATGAGCATGGAATAACCTCTATCATCACTATTGTCAATGGCCCTATGACCTTAGAAGAATCTATGGAAAGAGCTTTTGATTTAACCGTTGACGCTGCGGAGCGGGGATTCCGTATCTTGAAGCTGGCTTATCCGGGGTAA
- a CDS encoding TerC family protein — protein sequence MELFSPEFFQALLSIVIMDLVLGGDNAIVIGMAARNLPKQQQKKVIFAGTGGAILIRTLATLVAVYLLKIPGLMFVGGLLLVWMAFKLLTDEKHDEQVESAANFWGAVRTIIIADAVMGLDNVLAVAGAAHGHPILVIIGLLISIPIVVWGSTLVIKAIDRFPVIIPIGAAVITHTAVTMLVHEKFVVNVIGESPLIEWGLSAVLIAGVLYLGHRINKKKVLESAKNAA from the coding sequence ATGGAGTTATTCAGCCCTGAATTTTTTCAAGCATTATTATCTATCGTTATTATGGACCTGGTCTTAGGCGGCGATAATGCCATTGTCATCGGCATGGCAGCCCGCAATCTGCCGAAACAGCAGCAAAAAAAAGTGATCTTCGCCGGCACAGGAGGAGCTATCTTAATCCGGACCTTAGCTACCTTAGTGGCCGTTTACCTCTTAAAGATTCCCGGGTTGATGTTTGTCGGCGGCCTTCTCCTGGTTTGGATGGCCTTTAAGCTCCTTACCGATGAGAAACACGATGAACAGGTAGAAAGTGCCGCAAATTTTTGGGGTGCTGTGCGAACAATCATCATAGCCGATGCCGTTATGGGACTGGATAATGTTCTGGCTGTTGCCGGTGCTGCCCATGGCCACCCCATCCTTGTTATTATCGGCTTACTCATTAGTATCCCCATCGTGGTTTGGGGGAGTACCCTTGTCATTAAGGCTATTGACCGCTTCCCGGTGATTATTCCCATTGGAGCCGCTGTTATTACTCATACCGCTGTGACCATGCTTGTGCATGAAAAATTCGTCGTCAATGTCATAGGAGAAAGCCCCCTCATCGAATGGGGGTTAAGCGCAGTCCTCATCGCCGGTGTTTTATACCTTGGTCATCGTATAAATAAGAAAAAAGTCTTGGAATCGGCAAAAAATGCCGCTTAG
- a CDS encoding CynX/NimT family MFS transporter, whose translation MNQIGIKHEKSLYPYSKGTAPVMLIVGIVFIAANLRAPLTSVGPLVDLIRDNLHISNTLAGMITTLPLFAFALFSPFAPGLARRFGTNLVLLWSVAFLTVGILLRSWSGSFGLFLGTAILGLSISVGNVLIPSLIKKEFPERIGVMTGVYSVSMNIFAAMASGISIPLAVGLGLGWMGALRIWAVLSCLSIILWIPQMKRRNRKTSIVEETINVDIVTDTLKIHDKLDEMAVVQGSVIEKVNLWKSPLAWQVTLYMGLQSMVFYCMVAWLPDILIKQGMNPSKAGWMLSLMQLALIPITFLGSVLAGRRASQRSLVIIGSTCVLTGLLGLLLGGAELAFLWIIILGIGGGFTFSLSMMFFSLRTGNADEAARLSGMAQSIGYLLAAFGPMFFGYLHDATNNWTMPLVILIGVAGICLLAGLGASRDLYVGSTVRNNHLSKLLMP comes from the coding sequence ATGAATCAAATAGGCATCAAACACGAAAAAAGCTTATATCCCTATTCAAAAGGAACTGCACCCGTAATGCTGATAGTAGGAATTGTATTTATTGCAGCAAATCTGCGGGCACCTTTAACGTCGGTTGGGCCTTTGGTCGATTTGATTCGTGACAACTTGCATATTTCAAACACATTAGCGGGCATGATTACAACCCTCCCTCTATTTGCCTTTGCCCTGTTTTCACCTTTTGCGCCGGGATTGGCGCGTAGGTTTGGAACAAATTTGGTACTGCTTTGGTCGGTTGCCTTTCTTACAGTTGGGATTTTATTGCGTTCGTGGTCAGGAAGTTTTGGTCTATTTCTTGGGACAGCAATTCTCGGGTTGTCCATTTCTGTAGGAAATGTATTGATACCCAGCTTAATTAAAAAGGAATTCCCTGAACGTATTGGGGTTATGACGGGCGTTTATTCTGTTTCTATGAATATATTCGCAGCAATGGCCTCCGGCATCAGCATCCCCCTAGCGGTAGGATTGGGGTTGGGGTGGATGGGAGCCTTAAGAATTTGGGCTGTACTTAGCTGTCTATCCATTATCCTCTGGATTCCCCAGATGAAACGGAGAAACCGGAAAACATCAATTGTCGAGGAAACAATCAATGTCGACATCGTAACAGATACTCTTAAAATCCATGACAAACTAGATGAAATGGCAGTTGTGCAAGGATCGGTCATTGAGAAAGTGAACTTATGGAAATCACCTTTAGCCTGGCAGGTTACTTTGTATATGGGATTGCAGTCTATGGTGTTCTATTGCATGGTTGCATGGTTGCCGGATATTTTAATCAAGCAGGGTATGAATCCGAGCAAAGCCGGATGGATGCTTTCCCTCATGCAATTGGCGTTGATCCCCATTACATTTTTAGGCTCTGTCCTTGCCGGACGCAGGGCCAGCCAACGTTCATTAGTAATAATTGGGTCAACATGTGTATTAACAGGGCTTTTAGGGCTGCTTCTCGGAGGGGCAGAGCTAGCTTTCTTATGGATTATCATATTGGGAATTGGCGGAGGGTTTACCTTTAGCCTATCTATGATGTTTTTCAGCCTGCGAACGGGAAATGCGGATGAAGCGGCAAGGCTATCTGGCATGGCTCAATCCATAGGTTATCTGCTGGCTGCTTTTGGTCCGATGTTTTTCGGGTATCTGCATGATGCGACTAACAATTGGACGATGCCGCTTGTTATCCTGATTGGAGTTGCCGGTATATGTTTGCTTGCAGGATTAGGCGCATCTCGTGATCTGTATGTTGGTTCAACTGTAAGAAACAATCATCTCTCGAAGCTGTTGATGCCGTAA
- a CDS encoding FadR/GntR family transcriptional regulator yields the protein MVIEKASRSTLVDQVTTQIEQMIESGQWKIGDKIPAEPQLMDMFEVSRNTLREGIQSLVHVGLLETRQGIGTTVKSNSNLALALEKKIRKSDLLEALEVRLGFEREAAQLACKRRTAEDLIQMKICLDDCKKTAKSHDPFQFALMDIAFHKSIAKATHNKMFSELYEHITDALQNSIDRIMRIKKPANFENEIHTDLFQAIEARNSQLAFESVTHYLNDAIETLSTIINE from the coding sequence ATGGTGATTGAAAAAGCAAGCCGTTCAACCCTTGTGGATCAGGTCACGACACAGATTGAACAAATGATAGAAAGTGGTCAATGGAAAATCGGAGATAAAATCCCCGCAGAGCCGCAATTGATGGATATGTTTGAAGTCAGCAGAAACACATTGAGAGAAGGGATACAATCCTTAGTTCATGTTGGTTTACTTGAAACCCGTCAAGGTATCGGTACTACGGTAAAATCCAACAGTAATTTAGCGCTTGCCTTGGAAAAAAAGATTCGGAAAAGCGATCTTTTGGAAGCCTTAGAGGTACGTTTGGGATTTGAACGTGAAGCGGCCCAACTTGCATGCAAGAGAAGAACAGCTGAGGATTTAATACAAATGAAAATTTGTCTTGATGATTGTAAAAAGACTGCTAAAAGTCATGATCCGTTTCAATTTGCACTGATGGATATTGCGTTTCATAAATCGATTGCTAAAGCCACACACAATAAGATGTTCAGTGAGCTGTATGAACATATCACAGATGCTTTGCAAAATTCTATTGATAGAATTATGCGTATCAAAAAACCAGCCAATTTTGAAAATGAAATTCATACAGATCTTTTTCAAGCAATTGAGGCAAGGAACTCCCAGTTGGCCTTCGAAAGTGTGACTCATTATCTGAACGATGCAATAGAAACTCTAAGTACGATAATTAATGAATAG
- a CDS encoding ASKHA domain-containing protein, protein MAKVTFFPGKKTVEISEGTTLLETAIAAGIQLESTCGGRGTCGKCKVQVEPGKLDSHKDYGNKFLSESEKEEGWVLACKVQVQEDLTVQVKDQQKDAHRRKTGLDQSIDVEVNPSVEKHFLQLSRPTVADQTPDWDRLVAALPNQATLFNRRIAVNLPNVFRDANFQVTATVAGDSLLAVEGGDTTQRSYGLAIDIGTTTTVVYLMDLNSGKAVDSDAVTNPQRVFGADVLSRITYASKGPEQLKQLQTLVIEGLNKIIEGLCKNNQIRREEIYQAVVVGNTTMSHLFLGIDPTCLGPAPFIPVFRQSVQVEALELGLNILETGHVVVVPNVAGYVGADTVAVMIAAKVDQLPGYTLAVDIGTNGEIILAGGKRILTCSTAAGPAFEGAEIKYGMRAADGAIERVKITDDVELAVIGNTKPIGICGSGLIDAIAQMAEAGVIYESGRIVNVPEDLAKLPPKIQERIRQGEGGFEFVIAWGKDSGSGEDVVLTQKDIRELQLAKGAILAGIKILMKEMGIGLEHLDRVLLAGAFGNYISKESALQIGLLPDVPVEQIKAIGNAAGNGAKMVLLSKEERKKAVALAGLSEHLELSTRSDFQDEFIDALAFER, encoded by the coding sequence ATGGCAAAGGTTACATTTTTTCCTGGAAAAAAAACAGTTGAAATTTCTGAAGGGACGACCCTATTGGAAACAGCCATTGCCGCAGGGATTCAATTGGAAAGTACCTGCGGAGGTAGAGGAACCTGTGGGAAATGTAAGGTGCAAGTAGAGCCGGGAAAACTGGATTCTCATAAAGACTATGGAAATAAGTTCCTGAGTGAGAGTGAGAAAGAAGAGGGATGGGTCTTAGCTTGCAAGGTCCAGGTACAGGAAGACTTAACGGTGCAGGTAAAAGATCAGCAAAAGGATGCCCATCGGCGTAAAACCGGCCTGGATCAATCCATCGATGTGGAGGTTAACCCCAGCGTTGAGAAGCATTTTCTGCAGCTTTCGAGACCGACGGTGGCTGACCAAACTCCGGATTGGGATCGTTTAGTAGCTGCCCTGCCTAATCAAGCCACCCTTTTTAACCGTCGGATTGCGGTAAATCTGCCTAATGTTTTCCGTGATGCCAATTTCCAAGTTACGGCGACAGTAGCCGGAGATTCCCTTTTAGCAGTGGAGGGAGGGGATACCACCCAGAGAAGTTATGGATTGGCCATCGATATAGGGACCACCACCACAGTGGTTTACCTTATGGATTTGAATAGTGGGAAAGCCGTGGATAGTGATGCTGTAACCAACCCTCAACGGGTATTTGGTGCCGATGTTCTTTCACGGATTACCTATGCTTCTAAAGGGCCGGAGCAATTAAAACAATTGCAGACCTTAGTCATCGAAGGTTTGAATAAAATCATCGAGGGGTTATGCAAGAATAATCAGATCCGTCGTGAAGAAATTTATCAAGCGGTCGTGGTAGGAAATACGACCATGAGCCACTTGTTTTTGGGAATTGACCCAACCTGCCTGGGCCCGGCACCCTTTATTCCGGTGTTTCGCCAGTCTGTTCAGGTGGAGGCCCTGGAGTTGGGATTAAATATACTTGAGACCGGTCATGTGGTAGTCGTTCCCAATGTAGCGGGGTATGTAGGTGCGGACACTGTAGCGGTAATGATTGCGGCAAAAGTGGATCAACTACCCGGATATACCCTGGCCGTTGATATCGGTACCAATGGAGAAATTATTCTTGCCGGCGGGAAGCGGATTCTTACCTGCTCTACGGCTGCAGGTCCAGCCTTTGAGGGAGCAGAGATCAAATACGGCATGCGGGCAGCCGATGGAGCCATCGAGCGGGTTAAAATTACCGATGATGTGGAACTGGCCGTGATCGGAAATACGAAACCCATCGGGATCTGCGGTTCAGGATTGATTGATGCCATTGCCCAAATGGCTGAAGCCGGTGTAATCTATGAAAGCGGACGGATTGTCAATGTACCGGAGGATTTGGCAAAGCTTCCCCCTAAGATTCAAGAGCGGATTCGTCAAGGGGAGGGAGGATTTGAATTTGTCATAGCCTGGGGAAAAGACAGCGGCTCAGGGGAAGATGTGGTCCTCACTCAGAAGGATATTCGGGAATTGCAACTGGCGAAAGGGGCTATTCTGGCCGGAATCAAGATTCTTATGAAAGAGATGGGAATTGGGCTGGAGCATCTGGACCGTGTACTGTTAGCCGGGGCTTTCGGGAACTATATCAGTAAGGAAAGTGCTCTGCAGATTGGTTTGCTGCCGGATGTACCCGTAGAACAGATCAAGGCGATTGGAAACGCGGCCGGCAATGGGGCAAAAATGGTCTTGTTATCGAAAGAGGAACGAAAAAAGGCTGTGGCCTTAGCCGGACTTTCCGAGCATTTGGAACTGTCTACGCGAAGCGATTTCCAGGATGAATTTATTGATGCTTTGGCATTTGAAAGGTAA
- a CDS encoding RAxF-45 family protein codes for MQAVLRHGFLMEFLYINRAKFATFAFKGITMSFFSN; via the coding sequence ATGCAAGCTGTTTTAAGGCACGGCTTTTTAATGGAATTCCTTTATATTAACCGTGCAAAATTTGCCACTTTTGCTTTCAAGGGGATTACTATGTCCTTTTTTAGCAATTGA